From a region of the Branchiostoma floridae strain S238N-H82 chromosome 13, Bfl_VNyyK, whole genome shotgun sequence genome:
- the LOC118428700 gene encoding uncharacterized protein LOC118428700, whose protein sequence is MMKGRGFVVFLALNCFIITCGALKCPSCTLLDSRAACLQAAQVTCNGTDTYCRTIQAKNEVLGGEKWTNACGTKSACDAGKITNKSGACKPNETTSVCIYCCNTDGCVGQPATGAAVTTPVSIVTMATITMVILLKNAAGF, encoded by the exons ATGATGAAGGGTCgcggttttgttgtcttcttggctcTTAACTGCTTTATCATAACAT GTGGAGCCTTGAAGTGCCCAAGCTGCACGTTGTTGGACAGCAGGGCTGCGTGTCTACAAGCCGCCCAGGTGACATGCAACGGAACCGACACCTACTGTCGGACCATCCAGGCCA AGAATGAAGTCCTTGGAGGGGAGAAGTGGACCAACGCGTGTGGTACAAAGTCGGCATGTGACGCAG GTAAGATAACCAATAAGAGCGGAGCTTGCAAGCCCAACGAGACCACGTCTGTGTGCATCTACTGCTGTAACACTGACGGCTGTGTGGGACAACCCGCCACCGGAGCTGCAGTCACCACTCCTGTCAGcatcgttaccatggcaaccatcaCCATGGTGATCCTCCTGAAGAACGCCGCAGGGTTCTAG
- the LOC118428692 gene encoding UNC93-like protein MFSD11 isoform X2 — translation MTVNMADMRTFNVVVLGFSFMFIFTAFQTGGMIEQTVIQSVLKEGNFQGGSGYVSLAIIYSVFALANWGAPSVVSVFGPRCSMVIGAVMYCLFIAVFIYPMVWALYLGSVLIGLGAAVIWTAQGSFLTTNSTQETIGRNSGIFWALLQCSLLFGNIFVWQEFSGKETIDSKTRIQVYVVLLVVCCVGTLMLFVLRNRRPEDRSDLLNVNSGDQAGEGPLQAFKRSIQLLKTKEMLLLGVCFAYTGFELTFFSGVYGTCIGNTRAFGEEAKSLIGISGAFIGAGEILGGAAFGLGGKLTNRHGRDPIILFGFIVHMTAFYLIYINLPQSSPISEIVTDASYYPVLIHSNKYVAILCSFLLGLGDSSFNTQVYSILGFMFPEDSAPAFALFKFVQSLTAAAGFFYSKYLLLQWQLLILVVFGVAGTLAFFEVEWKTASASRKGYTQIG, via the exons ATGAcagtcaacatggcggacatgAGGACATTCAATGTTGTGGTTCTCGGGTTTTCTTTTATGTTCATCTTTACCGCCTTTCAAACGGGTGGTATGATTGAG CAAACTGTCATCCAAAGTGTCCTTAAGGAAGGCAACTTCCAAGGAGGCAGTGGTTATGTCAG TTTGGCGATCATCTACTCCGTGTTTGCGCTGGCCAACTGGGGCGCTCCGTCCGTGGTGAGCGTGTTTGGTCCGCGCTGCTCCATGGTTATCGGAGCTGTCATGTACTG cctGTTCATTGCAGTGTTCATTTACCCCATGGTCTGGGCACTGTACTTGGGGTCTGTGCTGATAGGACTTGGAGCAGCAG TGATATGGACTGCACAGGGAAGCTTCCTTACTACCAACTCCACCCAGGAAACTATTGGACGGAACAGTGGCATCTTTTGGGCACTGCTAcagtgcag TTTACTCTTTGGGAACATCTTTGTGTGGCAAGAATTCAGTGGAAAGGAGACCATTGATT CCAAAACCCGTATCCAGGTGTACGTGGTACTACTGGTGGTGTGCTGTGTGGGGACACTCATGTTGTTTGTACTGAGAAATAGAAGGCCAGAGGATCGATCCGACCTTCTAAACGTCAACAG TGGAGACCAGGCAGGGGAAGGACCACTACAAGCATTCA aACGATCTATCCAGCTTCTCAAGACAAAAGAGATGCTACTCCTGGGAGTGTGTTTTGCATACACAG GATTTGAGCTGACGTTCTTCAGCGGTGTGTATGGTACCTGTATTGGGAACACGAGGGCATTTGGTGAAGAGGCCAAGTCTCTCATCGGCATCTCAGGTGCCTTTATTGGTGCAGGAGAAATCTTAG GCGGAGCGGCGTTTGGCCTGGGCGGGAAACTGACCAACCGGCACGGACGGGACCCAATCATCCTGTTCGGATTCATCGTCCACATGACGGCGTTTTATCTGATCTACATCAACCTGCCGCAGTCTTCACCCATCTCTGAGATAGTCACTGATGCCAGCTACTATCCTGTACTCATTCACTCCAA TAAGTACGTTGCTATCCTGTGCAGTTTCCTGCTGGGACTAGGAGACAGTAGTTTTAACACACAGGTGTACTCAATCCTGGGCTTCATGTTCCCTGAGGACAGCGCACCTGCGTTCGCACTCTTCAAATTTGTTCAG TCTTTGACAGCAGCAGCAGGGTTCTTCTACAGTAAGTACCTCCTGTTGCAGTGGCAGCTGCTCATTCTGGTCGTCTTCGGAGTGGCAGGGACTTTGGCATTTTTTGAA GTGGAGTGGAAGACAGCAAGTGCCTCCAGGAAAGGCTATACACAGATAGGGTGA
- the LOC118428692 gene encoding UNC93-like protein MFSD11 isoform X1, whose product MTVNMADMRTFNVVVLGFSFMFIFTAFQTGGMIEQTVIQSVQQEGLLEGASGYVSLAIIYSVFALANWGAPSVVSVFGPRCSMVIGAVMYCLFIAVFIYPMVWALYLGSVLIGLGAAVIWTAQGSFLTTNSTQETIGRNSGIFWALLQCSLLFGNIFVWQEFSGKETIDSKTRIQVYVVLLVVCCVGTLMLFVLRNRRPEDRSDLLNVNSGDQAGEGPLQAFKRSIQLLKTKEMLLLGVCFAYTGFELTFFSGVYGTCIGNTRAFGEEAKSLIGISGAFIGAGEILGGAAFGLGGKLTNRHGRDPIILFGFIVHMTAFYLIYINLPQSSPISEIVTDASYYPVLIHSNKYVAILCSFLLGLGDSSFNTQVYSILGFMFPEDSAPAFALFKFVQSLTAAAGFFYSKYLLLQWQLLILVVFGVAGTLAFFEVEWKTASASRKGYTQIG is encoded by the exons ATGAcagtcaacatggcggacatgAGGACATTCAATGTTGTGGTTCTCGGGTTTTCTTTTATGTTCATCTTTACCGCCTTTCAAACGGGTGGTATGATTGAG CAAACTGTGATCCAAAGTGTACAACAAGAGGGACTGCTTGAAGGTGCCAGCGGCTATGTCAG TTTGGCGATCATCTACTCCGTGTTTGCGCTGGCCAACTGGGGCGCTCCGTCCGTGGTGAGCGTGTTTGGTCCGCGCTGCTCCATGGTTATCGGAGCTGTCATGTACTG cctGTTCATTGCAGTGTTCATTTACCCCATGGTCTGGGCACTGTACTTGGGGTCTGTGCTGATAGGACTTGGAGCAGCAG TGATATGGACTGCACAGGGAAGCTTCCTTACTACCAACTCCACCCAGGAAACTATTGGACGGAACAGTGGCATCTTTTGGGCACTGCTAcagtgcag TTTACTCTTTGGGAACATCTTTGTGTGGCAAGAATTCAGTGGAAAGGAGACCATTGATT CCAAAACCCGTATCCAGGTGTACGTGGTACTACTGGTGGTGTGCTGTGTGGGGACACTCATGTTGTTTGTACTGAGAAATAGAAGGCCAGAGGATCGATCCGACCTTCTAAACGTCAACAG TGGAGACCAGGCAGGGGAAGGACCACTACAAGCATTCA aACGATCTATCCAGCTTCTCAAGACAAAAGAGATGCTACTCCTGGGAGTGTGTTTTGCATACACAG GATTTGAGCTGACGTTCTTCAGCGGTGTGTATGGTACCTGTATTGGGAACACGAGGGCATTTGGTGAAGAGGCCAAGTCTCTCATCGGCATCTCAGGTGCCTTTATTGGTGCAGGAGAAATCTTAG GCGGAGCGGCGTTTGGCCTGGGCGGGAAACTGACCAACCGGCACGGACGGGACCCAATCATCCTGTTCGGATTCATCGTCCACATGACGGCGTTTTATCTGATCTACATCAACCTGCCGCAGTCTTCACCCATCTCTGAGATAGTCACTGATGCCAGCTACTATCCTGTACTCATTCACTCCAA TAAGTACGTTGCTATCCTGTGCAGTTTCCTGCTGGGACTAGGAGACAGTAGTTTTAACACACAGGTGTACTCAATCCTGGGCTTCATGTTCCCTGAGGACAGCGCACCTGCGTTCGCACTCTTCAAATTTGTTCAG TCTTTGACAGCAGCAGCAGGGTTCTTCTACAGTAAGTACCTCCTGTTGCAGTGGCAGCTGCTCATTCTGGTCGTCTTCGGAGTGGCAGGGACTTTGGCATTTTTTGAA GTGGAGTGGAAGACAGCAAGTGCCTCCAGGAAAGGCTATACACAGATAGGGTGA